The nucleotide sequence GCCGTGGTCCCGGTTGAAACCGCTTCCGGGAAAGCTGAAATCGGCGCCCGTACCCAGAGGCCACGCATCCACAAGCACTTGGACGACTTCTTGGTCCCCTTGAGTGAGAGCGTCCCGAAAGTCGCGTTCAAAATAAAGCTGGATAAAGGTCTGGACATCCGGAATACGGTTGGATTGCTGCAAAGTTTGAAGGTGGATTCCCTTGTGGGCGCAGTCGGCGAGCATTTCCCCGGCGGACGCTCCCAAGGCCTGAAACGGTTTCGGAAGTTCCTGAGTACCGAATTGGCCGACTACGCTGAAAACAGCCGGCGCCCGGAAAGAGATGCCACTTCGAAAATGAGTCCCTGGCTGCACTTCGGCCAGGTCTCGTCCCTGGAAATGGCCCTCCAGGTCCGAGAATTCCCCGAAACGATCGCTGAGCCCTTTCTGGAACAATTGGTGGTGCGCCGTGAACTGGCGGTCAACTTTACCTTCTTTAATCCGGAATACGACACCTATGCGTGTATCCCGGCCTGGGCACGCCAAAGCCTGGTAACCCGCAGCCGTGATTCAGAAGGAAATCATTACTCCATGCAACAACTGCAAGCAGCGGAAACCAGTGATCCTTATTGGAACGCGGCCATGCAGGAAATGCTCTTTACCGGCTTCATGCACACCTACATGCGCATGTACTGGGGCAAGAAGATCCTGGAGTGGACACGCGATCCCGAGGAAGCCTTCCACCGCATCCGCGAGTTGAACAACCGTTTTTTTCTGGACGGCCGCGACCCCAACTCTTTTGCCGGAGTGGCCTGGATCTTCGGCATGCACGACCGCGCCTGGCCGCCCCGCCCGGGATTCGGCAAGGTCCGCAGCATGACCGCCTCAGGCTTAGAGCGAAAGTGCGATATCGCTGCTTATGTCAGCCGTGTGAACGAATTGGAGTCGAAGAGTTGAAGAGGTAGGGGCGGTTCGCGAACCGCCCCTTGCCTGCCACTTGCCATTTTCTCCTCAGCATCTCAACTGCTTTCCCTCTCCAACTTTCCAACTCTTCAACTTTTCAACTCTGATTATCCAAAAATCCGTATTTACACGTTTACAAGCACCGTCCCCAGGGTTGCCACATTGACTTATTTCAGCGGTGTGGGCAAAATAAGAGAGAAACTGCATGAAGCATAAAACGGGATATGCCATTTTGGCCTGGTTTCTGCTTTTGGGAGCCGGTTTGTGGCTGATCCACGCATTTTTGCATTGGCGGTTTTTTTACGGCGGAAAGTTCTGGGATGTGCTGTTGTTCTCGGTGCCCGCGCATGACATGGTTGTGCGCCTGATCCTGGTCCTGGTGGCCCTGGCCATGGGCTGGGCATTTGCCATTATCCAGAGCCGTTACCGCCGCATGGTGGATGACCTGCAGCGCTCGGAAAAGATGTTTCGCGGGGTGTTTGACAACAGCCCCAGCGGCATGGCCCTCGTAGACACAAAAACCCAGCGTTTTTTGCGTGTCAACTCCAGGATGGAGGCCATCCTTGGCTATTCCAGCGACGAACTGACGCGCATGACCGTCATGGATGTGACTCACCCAGAGGACTGGAAAGAAGAGGCGTCCCACATCCGTGAGCACCTGGAGAAGGTTTCCGGCCGCTACGAATTCCAGAAGCGCTATATCCGCAAAGACGGCAG is from Candidatus Aminicenantes bacterium and encodes:
- a CDS encoding deoxyribodipyrimidine photolyase — translated: MIQPERVQVLRDVPARKGRYVLYWMQQSQRAHWNHALEYAIRKANDANLPVLVGFGLDETFPEANLRHFTFMLEGLSETANDLRARGIGFILRRGNPGRTALDLSRDAALLVSDHGYLRHQRDWRETVAKQAPCRVVQVESDAVVPVETASGKAEIGARTQRPRIHKHLDDFLVPLSESVPKVAFKIKLDKGLDIRNTVGLLQSLKVDSLVGAVGEHFPGGRSQGLKRFRKFLSTELADYAENSRRPERDATSKMSPWLHFGQVSSLEMALQVREFPETIAEPFLEQLVVRRELAVNFTFFNPEYDTYACIPAWARQSLVTRSRDSEGNHYSMQQLQAAETSDPYWNAAMQEMLFTGFMHTYMRMYWGKKILEWTRDPEEAFHRIRELNNRFFLDGRDPNSFAGVAWIFGMHDRAWPPRPGFGKVRSMTASGLERKCDIAAYVSRVNELESKS